A part of Candidatus Chlamydia corallus genomic DNA contains:
- a CDS encoding C40 family peptidase, whose product MSEEIIRHYLSFSPSADFFSKKGNIETQVLFGERVLFQGDTCYAYSQLFQNQLSWKPYPGHRFCSTLIPCNPEFRINPNVSVTSLNACLDPWGIPLPFGTLLNVNSQNIVVFPKNILNCIHAIWDSRTPRCDPKHLRRLNDNVSVELLLKDADLFLNSPYVWGGRSIHQSLKNSGVDCSGFINILYQAQGYNIPRNSIDQYADCNLVSRFEDLPSGGLVFLHPKGEERISHVMLKQNFSTLIHASRGAKKVEYFVLEKDGKFLESTYLFFKNNQKGRAFFGIPKKRKAFL is encoded by the coding sequence ATGTCAGAAGAAATTATAAGGCACTACCTATCATTTTCTCCTTCTGCTGATTTCTTTTCTAAAAAAGGAAATATTGAAACTCAGGTCCTTTTTGGAGAGCGCGTCTTGTTCCAAGGAGATACTTGCTACGCCTATTCTCAATTGTTCCAAAATCAACTGTCATGGAAACCATATCCAGGTCATCGTTTTTGTTCTACTCTGATCCCCTGCAATCCTGAGTTTCGTATTAATCCAAATGTTTCTGTTACTTCTCTGAACGCATGTTTAGATCCCTGGGGAATCCCTCTTCCTTTTGGTACTTTGCTAAACGTTAATTCTCAAAATATAGTCGTTTTTCCTAAGAATATTCTCAATTGTATTCACGCTATTTGGGACTCTAGGACACCTCGGTGCGATCCCAAACACCTACGTCGTCTAAATGATAACGTATCTGTGGAACTTTTACTTAAAGACGCGGACCTCTTTCTTAACTCGCCCTATGTATGGGGAGGCCGTTCTATACACCAAAGTCTGAAAAATTCAGGTGTAGATTGTTCAGGATTTATCAATATCCTTTACCAGGCACAGGGGTATAATATTCCTAGAAATTCTATTGATCAATATGCTGACTGCAATTTGGTTAGTAGATTTGAAGATCTTCCTTCCGGAGGCTTAGTATTTCTTCACCCTAAAGGAGAGGAGCGTATTTCTCATGTTATGTTAAAACAAAATTTCTCTACGCTAATCCATGCTTCTCGTGGAGCAAAAAAAGTTGAATATTTTGTTTTAGAAAAAGACGGAAAATTTTTAGAGTCTACCTATTTATTTTTTAAAAATAACCAAAAGGGGCGAGCGTTCTTTGGGATTCCCAAAAAAAGAAAAGCCTTCCTTTAA
- a CDS encoding ABC transporter ATP-binding protein, with protein MPLLIEAKNLSKTIQKQNQSISILTDVSLSLYSGETVSITGASGNGKTTLLHLLGTLDVPSSGRLRFFDKDLGNQDLANFRNQHIGFIFQNFYLLEDDTVLKNVLMPALIARKNISKGSLVYKRALELLDLVDLKDKIWVRCSKLSGGEKQRVAIARALINQPAILLADEPSGNLDEETSKQIHNLLLEQASALCGILIVTHNKQLASRCSREGVLSNGKLFFPNLS; from the coding sequence ATGCCTCTACTTATAGAAGCTAAAAACCTCTCTAAAACTATCCAGAAACAGAATCAAAGTATTTCTATTTTGACCGACGTATCGTTATCACTATATTCAGGAGAAACTGTATCGATTACAGGGGCTTCAGGCAATGGCAAAACTACGTTACTGCATCTCTTAGGAACTCTAGATGTTCCTTCTTCTGGTCGTCTACGCTTTTTTGATAAAGATCTAGGGAATCAAGATCTCGCAAATTTTAGAAATCAGCATATCGGCTTTATTTTTCAAAACTTTTATTTATTAGAAGACGATACAGTATTAAAAAACGTTTTAATGCCCGCACTGATTGCTCGTAAAAATATATCTAAAGGGTCTCTTGTCTATAAAAGAGCTCTAGAATTATTAGATTTAGTGGATCTTAAAGATAAAATATGGGTTCGCTGTTCTAAACTATCTGGAGGTGAAAAACAGCGAGTTGCTATCGCTAGAGCATTAATCAATCAACCTGCTATCCTCTTAGCGGACGAACCTTCTGGGAACCTCGATGAAGAAACTTCAAAACAGATTCATAACCTTCTTTTAGAACAAGCATCTGCGTTATGTGGAATTCTAATTGTGACACACAATAAGCAACTTGCTTCTAGGTGCTCAAGGGAAGGAGTGTTGTCCAATGGCAAGCTATTTTTTCCTAACCTCTCCTAA
- the rpsI gene encoding 30S ribosomal protein S9, whose amino-acid sequence MAKSTIQESVATGRRKQAVSSVRLRPGSGKIDVNGKSFEDYFPLEIQRVTILSPLKKIIEDQNQYDLIIRVSGGGIQGQVIATRLGLARALLKENEENRQDLKSCGFLTRDPRKKERKKYGHKKARKSFQFSKR is encoded by the coding sequence GTGGCAAAAAGTACAATACAAGAATCTGTAGCTACAGGTAGAAGAAAACAAGCAGTTTCTAGCGTTCGTTTGCGACCTGGAAGTGGTAAAATTGATGTAAACGGTAAGTCTTTTGAAGATTATTTTCCTTTGGAAATCCAAAGAGTTACGATTCTTTCTCCTTTGAAAAAGATTATAGAAGATCAAAATCAATACGATCTAATTATTCGCGTTAGCGGCGGAGGAATTCAGGGTCAGGTAATTGCTACAAGATTAGGACTTGCGCGCGCCCTCTTAAAAGAAAATGAGGAGAACAGACAAGACCTGAAAAGTTGTGGTTTTCTTACTAGAGATCCTAGAAAGAAAGAGCGTAAAAAGTATGGACACAAAAAAGCTCGTAAGAGCTTCCAATTTTCTAAGCGTTAA
- a CDS encoding ABC transporter permease has protein sequence MKLEFSIALKYLIPRKGRLSSAIVSLFSVGIISLVVWLSIVFISVVHGLEQRWIEDLSQLHSPVTILPSDGYYSSYYYQIDKHSELSNYTTKTLGEKISSPQVDPYNPQSDYLLPEIFPAKDCDLTGRQKDPVKMIIESLGPYLQSENGEIIEFEEGVGYLDIKTSLKLQKPQSRNLTHFLSYPSKFSYEDKVLPYDETDYTSVELNPFNRSSFGWKKDFHRLEELHRGASIILPSTYKESGYKVGDTGIFSSYSIETQKETQYTVHVIGFYNPGLSPLGGRTIFVDPDLARSICSQSEGLGMTNGFHVFFPNTKRISFVKNQIKKILTFLEINDYWEISSLYDYEYFQPILDQLQSDQVLFLFVSILILIVACSNVVTMSMLLVNNKKKEIGVLKAMGTSSRSLKIIFACCGAFSGACGVAIGTVFAIITLKNLQLIVKALNYLQGRETFNTVFFGQNLPNSVHPQAIYFLGLGTLLLAAVSGALPARKVAKMHVSEILKAD, from the coding sequence ATGAAATTAGAATTTTCAATAGCTCTAAAATATTTGATTCCGAGAAAGGGAAGACTATCTTCTGCTATAGTCTCCCTCTTTTCTGTGGGTATTATTTCTCTTGTTGTCTGGCTTTCCATAGTCTTCATCTCGGTAGTTCATGGTTTAGAACAAAGATGGATAGAGGATCTTTCCCAGCTTCATTCGCCAGTTACTATTCTTCCTTCGGACGGATACTATTCTTCCTATTACTATCAAATAGACAAACACTCTGAGCTTTCTAATTATACTACAAAAACTCTAGGCGAAAAAATCAGCTCTCCACAAGTGGATCCTTATAACCCTCAATCAGACTACCTCCTTCCAGAAATATTTCCAGCAAAAGACTGCGATCTAACAGGTCGGCAAAAAGATCCTGTAAAGATGATTATAGAATCTTTAGGACCCTACCTTCAATCCGAGAATGGAGAAATTATCGAATTTGAAGAAGGGGTAGGTTACCTTGATATTAAAACTTCTCTAAAATTACAAAAACCTCAGTCTAGAAATCTTACTCATTTTTTGAGTTACCCTTCTAAGTTTTCTTATGAAGATAAAGTTTTGCCCTATGATGAGACGGATTATACTTCCGTTGAATTGAATCCATTTAACAGGAGTTCCTTTGGGTGGAAAAAAGATTTTCATCGTTTAGAAGAGCTGCACCGCGGAGCTTCTATCATACTCCCCAGTACTTATAAAGAATCCGGTTATAAAGTGGGAGACACAGGAATCTTTAGCTCCTACTCGATAGAGACCCAAAAAGAAACTCAATATACAGTCCATGTAATTGGATTTTATAACCCAGGGCTTTCTCCGCTGGGGGGAAGAACTATATTCGTAGATCCAGATCTTGCGAGATCTATTTGTTCCCAATCCGAGGGCTTAGGGATGACTAACGGCTTTCATGTCTTTTTCCCTAATACCAAACGAATCTCCTTTGTAAAAAATCAAATAAAAAAAATCCTAACTTTTTTAGAAATTAATGACTATTGGGAGATCTCTTCCCTATATGATTATGAGTATTTTCAACCTATTCTAGATCAACTTCAAAGCGATCAGGTTCTTTTTCTTTTTGTCTCTATCCTGATTCTTATTGTTGCTTGCTCTAACGTTGTGACTATGTCAATGCTACTTGTAAATAATAAGAAAAAAGAAATAGGTGTTCTTAAAGCTATGGGGACGTCATCGCGAAGCTTAAAGATAATCTTTGCTTGCTGTGGAGCATTTTCAGGAGCTTGTGGAGTTGCCATAGGGACGGTATTCGCGATAATTACCTTAAAAAATTTACAACTCATTGTAAAAGCCCTGAATTATTTACAGGGAAGAGAAACATTTAATACCGTTTTTTTCGGCCAGAATCTTCCTAATAGCGTTCACCCTCAGGCTATCTATTTTCTAGGGCTGGGGACTCTACTTTTAGCGGCAGTTTCAGGAGCACTGCCCGCAAGAAAAGTCGCAAAAATGCATGTCTCAGAAATTTTAAAAGCAGATTAG
- the rplM gene encoding 50S ribosomal protein L13, whose product MEKRKDTKTTIVKPIETVKSWYVVDAAGKTLGRLSSEVAKILRGKHKVTYTPHLAMGDGVIVINAEKVRLTGAKKAQKIYRYYTGYISGMRETPFENMMARKPTYIIEHAIKGMMPRTRLGKKQLKSLRIVKGDSYETFESQKPILLDI is encoded by the coding sequence ATGGAAAAAAGAAAAGACACAAAAACAACTATAGTAAAACCTATTGAGACTGTGAAATCGTGGTATGTTGTTGATGCTGCTGGAAAAACCTTAGGAAGGCTTTCTTCAGAAGTGGCAAAAATTTTAAGAGGGAAGCATAAAGTCACCTATACTCCTCATTTGGCTATGGGAGATGGTGTTATTGTTATTAATGCAGAAAAGGTTCGCCTAACTGGAGCTAAAAAAGCCCAAAAGATCTATCGCTACTACACGGGATATATCTCTGGAATGCGAGAAACTCCTTTTGAAAATATGATGGCGAGAAAACCTACTTATATTATTGAGCATGCGATCAAGGGAATGATGCCCAGAACTCGCTTAGGAAAGAAACAATTGAAGTCCTTAAGGATCGTAAAAGGGGATTCATACGAAACTTTTGAATCTCAAAAGCCAATTTTGTTAGATATTTAG